The Alosa alosa isolate M-15738 ecotype Scorff River chromosome 9, AALO_Geno_1.1, whole genome shotgun sequence genome includes a region encoding these proteins:
- the LOC125300693 gene encoding glial cell line-derived neurotrophic factor, translating into MIGEVVQVRKDGKRWRRQEVPSMSSAQCHLRTWRVTLWVLASLLALVDGSVAGRDRKESLPAVQRSSERMAWHPANDPQAQEEEETDDRTSWATLFESPSLLEEAEDHQRRWQRSPSDTTSQRPQKNRRKKEKGQKQRGKGEKGRRGKSKESSDCRMERKEVKVRDLDFAYDSDEIVVFKYCVGTCLSARKNYDLALKTLMKNGSIPSHMVGSDPCCRPTQYETVSFMDRQTSWRTIKHLSAANCSCV; encoded by the exons ATGGCAAAAGGTGGCGGAGGCAGGAGGTTCCTTCAATGTCATCTGCCCAGTGTCACCTGAGAACATGGAGG GTGACGTTATGGGTGCTAGCCTCCCTGCTAGCCCTAGTTGATGGATCTGTTGctgggagggacagaaaggaGTCTTTGCCAGCCGTGCAAAGAAGCTCAGAGAGAATGGCATGGCATCCAGCCAATGACCCGCAGgcacaggaagaggaggagactgATGACCGCACTTCCTGGGCCACGCTATTTG AAAGTCCCTCACTTCTGGAGGAGGCCGAGGATCACCAAAGACGATGGCAGCGTTCCCCCTCCGACACGACATCCCAGCGTCCGCAGAAGAACCGCCGCAAGAAGGAAAAGGGCCAAAAGCAAAGGGGGAAGGGGGAAAAAGGCCGGAGGGGGAAAAGCAAAGAGAGTTCAGACTGCCGCATGGAGAGGAAGGAGGTGAAGGTGCGTGACCTGGACTTCGCCTACGACTCGGACGAGATTGTGGTCTTCAAGTACTGCGTTGGCACGTGCTTAAGCGCACGCAAGAACTATGACCTGGCCCTTAAAACCCTGATGAAGAACGGCAGCATACCGAGCCACATGGTGGGCTCCGACCCATGCTGTCGGCCCACTCAGTACGAGACGGTGTCCTTCATGGACAGGCAGACCTCCTGGAGGACCATCAAGCACCTGTCCGCCGCCAACTGCagttgtgtgtga